ACGGTGTCTGCTGCTGATCGGGGTCGGGGTGAGGCATGATGCTTCGCAGGTTGGGGTCTTCGACGTTCATGTTGGGGTCTGTGGTTGACATCATGGGCGCTCCAGCTAGGCCCTGGCCCAACTGGGCTGCCAGCTGAAGTTCTTCCAGATTGGCAGGACGAGGAACGTGCTGCTGAGGGGTTTCCGGTTCTGGAGGTTGCAGATCATTCTGATTGTGCTCTGGAACTTGTACATGTTGTACTTGTTCCGGCGCATGATGGTCTGGCTGTTCATGGTGAGGCTCGTGATGGGGCTCATGATGCTCATGATGCTCGtgctcttggtggtcttgaggGACGTCTCGGCCACTGGTGTTGTAAAAAGGGCCAGCTTCCATCGCCTCAGCGCCGGGCGAAGGATATGAGATATTGGCATCCTCTGCCTCGTTTTCTAGCTTTGTACTCATGGCTACAGCTGGCTTGACATGCAGATGGTACAGTCGGTTGGCACTCGAGGTATCTTACGGGCGAGGACGATCGTCAATCAACACACAAATATGCGGAGATGAGTATTGATGGGCGTAATGCTTCAATTGTTCCAATAATGAGACGCGATATGACGGCGTTCCACCAAATTAAGCCCTGCGTGACGCGCGACGATATCACTGGACGAAGCCATTGTTAGCAATACTTCGACGCGATGTTGACCAAGTGCACACGATCGTGAATCAAGCGAGGGATGTCACGGAAAGTGATTTTGCAGGCAGACGTGATGACATGATTGTGTTCGTGCTGTTGATTAGGAAAGCTATATCTTGGTCATGGCGACTTACACGACTCTTGTTCTGGGATCTCGGAGCTGGATAAATGCGATACGACGGCGACGCCTCGACGGAAGAGGAAGAACTCGGCCCCGATGACTTGGGGATGGGCTGCCCTTGTGTGGGTGTTTTTGACAAGATCACGGAGAAGGAAGAATTTTTCGGAGTCTGGCGGGAAATGCTCGGCCTGAACTTGTGCTCGCTTAGTCAGCTACCCTGGAGCTTGGTATCTCGGACTGACAACCACTATGTAATCAATGAGacagtcatcatcattctATCAGCTTGATAGAGCATAAAGGCGAATTGAAGTTTCCACGGTGTATGTCAGTCAAGTCTCTCTCGACCGCTTTAATTTATCAGCTCGTGTATATTCACAGATCAACCCAATACAAGCCATCATTCTATTGGCAGTTAATTAGATGGTCAACACAGGCATACGCGCAGTTACAGTCTTGCTGCTCTGAACAGTAACTCAATCATAAGAACCGCCGTTAGGAACATGCACCCCTCACAGACAACATGTAGAAGCGGCTCATTACTTTCCTGGGATACATTGATTTACGAACCCTCGGGTTCCTGAAACTATTTGTATACTGAGGGACTTATGACAAGCCACGATCGAGTTTAAAGGAAGCTGTAATACTGAGTAGCTTGAATGGGGTGGAATAAAGTCCGTGCCATGTCCCTAAATGCATCCTAATGGGGAACAGTGAAGAATgatacttatattataccgAGTCTCTTCCAAGCTTAGTCTCTACCGAGGGGTTTCCTAAAACTCGAAGTTGTCTAGGCAGGCCAACATGCGGAGACAAGTCAGAAGGCACAACTATATAATCTTGAAGCGATCCAATACCCAAGACACATTGTGACGTGAGAGTCCTTGGCACCTGAAGACCCGGGGCTGGTGAACAACAACCTGCCTATCTCTCGTTAGCGCGCCTGGAAATGTTTCCGCATATGTTGTGTAGCCGCAAGATCTTCATCAAGGGACGAATTGAAGATGGAAATAGCAGCGGGATGGTGTGTTGTAGTTCGAGCTTAAAGCTTAAGTTAAAGATTAGTTACGCGGTGGGAGTGGAGGTTACAACAGGTCACCTATAAGTTACATTGGTGAAGAGGTAGTTGGGTTGCAGTAACATTGTTGTCAATTCATCGTTGATGCTATCTCGTGCTCAGAGCTTCCTAACAAGACTCGGTCTTTCAATGTTTCCGACGCTAGGCTTAACACTCGATGTAACCGGACAGAATGAAAGTATTGACTATAAGTGATCTATGTGATAGTGTTATCGATGGCAACTAGGAATGAGAGAATGAGGATTCTAAGTTAACAAGAAGAGTCCTGGATGAGCGCAAATTGAATTGCAGTCAGTTGTCATCTCAAAAGGCTCACACAACGAACTTATATTGGGATTTGAAAGGCCGTCTTGTTCAATGTTCATTGCCCAGACAAGAATCCACCTGTACAAGGGAATTGGTAATCATGTTCATCAAGGTTTCTAGACTGACCTGAACAAGCGCCGGAATTTCCCCCAACTTGGGTCTGGGACTCTGGGGAGAGGTGCCTGAAAAACCTCAAACTATTAGGGTTACTTCACCAAGGCAATGCTACCCGTCCATATCATATACTGGCACATGGATTGGAAGCCATCTCTGATACAATCAAAGCTGTTAAGCTTTCGGATCTGCCCTCTGGTGTATCAGGATGCTAGCTACAGGCCCTGTCGACACCACGGCTGGACGGGACGTTGAGACTTTTGAGACGTTGTCTCAATAACCCCTGGCAGCCGCATTCTCGGCGTTGTTTTCCGCGGCGGAGGCTAGCGGGTAAGTCAATGCCCTTGTCATCCCTAGAATGAGGTCCCCGCTTGATTGTGAAGAACAATCAAGGATCATCAGCGGTTGGTTAAACGAGCTTCCATATGTTTTCTTCTGTTGGTCTTTACTTCAGACGCAGCTAATGAGACAAGAAAAGCTATCTGATAAGTCACAGACAAAACATCAATCGAAGAAAATTATATAATGAGTGGCGTGTTGGTGACGAAGTGATGGAACGAAACTGCTTGCTTTTGTTGCCTCGACGATTGATAAGTGACTGGTAAATAACAGCCCGCACTTTTGCCTTTGCACTTTGGGGGTCTAGGGGGTTGAGGCAACCACAAGTTGAACCGCGGCCTTTCACTTCTATGCAGCTGAATAAAGTCTCCGAAATCCACTTACACGAGCAATTGATATTTTAACAAAACATCTCGACTCAGTGACAAGAGTTGTCCCGAGTGAGAGGCCGGAGGCGTTCAAAACATGGAGACTTTTCGAACAAGCCCAGGGATCCATTAGGAGAGTGGGTATTTAGAGAAGTTCCGGGAACTCCTAGTGGGCCAAGGAGCGCTATAACAGCCCTGGAAACAGAGTGTGGTTGCAGCCGGAGCGGCAGTCGTGGGATTAATGCTTGGGCTGATtgattggattggatggacCAATTTCGTTGACGATTCCAGAACCTCTCAAGTCTTGACCTCAAGGAGCGGCCCTTGTGCATCATTGGCCGTAGCTAAAGCGAGTTAAGGAGGTTCTAGAGCCCTGCATCTCGTCTTTCTTACTCGGGCTTTCTCTCGATTAGCTTGATCTTGGACAAAACCATGTCCCCCAATTGCTCTATGCTTATTAAATTTGTTGAAACGACCCTAACAATTCTCCTTATACCCGCGCTGATGTTATGGATCCCTGAGTTAATTACCCTACTAACCTAGCTCCCTAGGGCGGCAACTGGAGGTAGACACACGTACATACTACGTAGTATGTATGGATTTTATCCTTGAACCTTGtctcgctcgctcgctcgtCTCATGAGCAGTGCATGCGTGCATGCATGCAAATGCAAGGCAAGCTTGTTAGTTGATTCGGCGATATGACAACCGCAAAAGTCCCTACCCTGGCCTGCTTTGACTTACCTCCTTTGCTTCTAAGGTTTCCTACTAAGTTTATTTCGTAACCCGCGCGttaccttaccttactcTCTACTGTAGCATCcactcgctcgctcgctttcactttcttttctcttgtCTCAGCCAATTTTTGATCTCCGAGTATCCCGTCTCTCcctttttttgtttttgttgaAACGCCCTTGTTTCCTTGAAATGGCATCATCGGCTGCCTGTCTCTTACCGTAGGGTTTCGGgttcttctctctttctcttccactTCACTTTTCattcttcagcaacaacacaCTTTCAACTGGAGCTTACACAGCGGCATTATACTTTCAATGACGCAGACAATAAACCTTTTCGTCGTCCCACAGCAACTGATCTACCTTGTCCCTTTTTAAGTCGGGTCGCACAATTGTTGACACCAACCTCACTCAGTTCAACATGTTGCTAAGCATGGATGTTATGAAGGTGCGGGATTGGACCTATCTTGAAGACCCCCCTAAAGACATCGGCCCAGCTCGACATCTTCTTGAGGTCTACAGCAAGATTCCTTATAACGATTTAGATGGCCACATACGCCGTGTCGTAAGTACATGTCCCCGAACACTAGCACCCGAGCTGATATGACCTTCTGCATTCAGCGAGAGAAGGCCTGGTGTATCTCACAGTACCCTTGCGTTGGGCGATGGAAATTTCTATACATCCCGGATCCCAAAGATCCTCGCTACCAACAAGCTCTCTTCCGCCTTAACGTCGCCGGCTCTAGAGAtgtccttcttgatctgggATGTGGGGTTGGACAAGTAATTCGACAGTTTCGTGCAGATGGAGTTGACGGCTCTCAACTCATTGGTACCGACCTACAGTCCAAGTTCATCGATATTGGCTACGATTTGTTCCAGGACAGACACTCACTCGACGCAACATTTGTTGCTGGCGATATGCTTGATCCTGCCGACAAGGAAATGGCTTCTTTGCGCGGCAAGATCACGATGGTTCATGCCGGCAGCTTTTTCCACCTCTTCAACTGGGTTCAACAACTTTACATTGGCAAGCGCGTTGTCGAATTCCTTAAGCCCGGCACCAAAAATGCATTGATATATGGTCGCCAGGTCGGCACGAACCATCCAGGGCCGTCTTCGACTAGCACGCGATCAGCTTATCTACACGACCAAGCGAGTTTCCAGCGTCTATGGGATGAAGTTGGAGCCCTCACCAAGACGCGATGGCAGGTACAGGTCGAACCTACTGGAGAACCTGTCTCCAAAGTCCCTGGATTCAGCAACCACGCATTCCCCGTCAATTTCACCGTCTACCAAGTTTCATGAGAAATTGCTCCAATGCGATTCGCATCATAACAACTTAACCGGAATGAGCGGCGATCGTATTATGACCCCGGTCCCGCCTCATTTCTCCTCTTATCCGGCGACTTCGACCCTATCGTGAAGCTGACATTCTCCCAAGCAGCTTTTCTACTTTGGGTTGGTCCGCATATCGACTCATACTAGCGCCTTCGCGTTTAGTATTCCCGGCCGGATCCACGACCAAGACCACGAAATGACGAGGCATCAAATATTGTGTACTTTTTGGCTCGTCTGCACTTATTTAGACTCGGCGATTTACAACAAGCGAACCACGAAGGTGCCGCCGATCAAACCTATCTTGGTTGAGAAAGGGGTCGCCCAACCTCTCACTGACCGGACTCGACAGTCCCCTATTGCGGAAACGTCTTTTGTGCTACAGGGATTCTCGATCTATGGATGCTCTCCCGTGATTCCTAGGACTCGAGGACAGCTTTTGCGTCATGATTTCGTGACACAAGCTGACGGCTTTATTATACGGAACCACAAACCCCAGTTAATGACTTACTCAGCAGTCAAAACCACTCTGTGAAGGGATTGGTCTGCTTAGGAAATCATTAGGCACGGTTATTGATTAATGATACACGATGATATTTAGCGGCTGGGCAACAAGCCGCGTTTTTATGCTTGGGCACTTGACTCATGCTAGTCCTTTTTTACGGCGTTTAGCGAATAGGTATAGAACAGGTTCAAGATATAGAGGGCAAGATAGACTGCATATGGGAGGAATAGATTAATTTGTGAACAATACCAATTgctctcaacagcaacattGGCCAGTCTAGATGGTTCGTGGTTTGTCTGCGAGTGAAATATATAAACACCTGACCATTTGTCAAGTCAAGCAAGTGAATGCACTCTTTTCAGTTACCCAAGGTAATCGAGTTTTGGGACATGGTGTGAGAAACTTGTTCAATTCGCAGCTATATCGAACTGGGTTGAACGAGAGTTGGTCTTGCTCAGTTCGTATGGCCATCTCAGCACCGTACAAGCATCGCACCTCCACAGGCAACTATGCAGGTATTCACTACCTTCTCAACTTAAGAAGATGGATTGTTGACTTTGCATGATGTCCTGTGACGGAAAGATACTTATGAAGACCTTTACCTTTCTCGAATTTGGAGTTCAACCGCGTCAACTTCGCGCGCCGGATGAACGCCGGCTAATGGGAGCTTGCTGCCCCTCCAAGCTTGGGAGCTGATATCCCACTTCCGTCACCGGCATTTACTTCTATCAAAGAATCCAATGTCTGAATATTGAGCGGGCAAGCTTTATTGACTTTTGTGTTTTGTACTACCATTTTCGTTTCTTTGATTCTGCCCAGTCCTCTCAGAGGCTGGCGCACTGGCTCGCGCTCTTCATATAAGCTATGCGCCTACAGATAATGCCCATATTCTTTCACGATGGACGGCGATTGGGCTGAGGTATGTTTCGCGATGTTATTGTCGTAATTTAGACTTTTCATGTATTTCAAGTGTAGAAAGAAAGGGTGCCTGTCTTGTATGAACTTGAAAAGCATCATATCCAGTCGTGAATGAGGTGTCAAGCTTATGCTAATACAGTTCTTCTACAGGTCACCCGGATTCCGTTCCCGCCTCCGGGCGTGCACGCGATGCCCACTCCGGTTGCGACTATGACCTTCGATAACTCTCAGGAACTGCTTTGGACAGGTAACGAATACGTACGTCGAAGGGGTGAGACGCCGAAGCTGGACTGGCGCTGATTGGTGTTTCAGGGTCGAGTTACTTCCTTCTATGGGACCGAACTGCAGCGATATACCTCTTTCAAAGCCCATGCATCCTCTGATGGTCCGATTCGTCAAATACTCGTTAATGAGAAAGGCATTGTTTCCCTGGGTGCCAAAGATGTGCATATGGCTATTCGGAGAGGACTGCCTATATGGCATATCAGGTAGGATGATTCAACTGCATAGGAGGTCGACTGATGCTGATCTTTGTCAGACATGATGATATGAAAGATTTACGATGTATGAGCTTTACGTCTAAGGGAACAGCAGAGATTATCGCTGCAGGAATGCAAGACACGATGCTTGTCATTGACCTCATTAAGGGTGATGTTGTCAAACAAGTCAGGATCGCTTTCTCGGTAATAAAGCTATACTAACTTCCGCTAGGTGCCTACCGAACATCAGTACACGATAATGAGACGCGGGCGTTATATATGCGCCGCAACTCAGACCGGCTCCGTCAACTTACTAGATCCTGTCACTTTTGCTGTCGTCAAGTCTTGGAATGCACACTCTGCTTTGATCAATGACATGGACGCTCAGCATGACTTCATCGTTACTTGCGGATACTCCTTAAGGCAGGGCCAGAATTATATGCTTGACCCCTTCCTCAACGTCTTCGATATAAAGAAGATGTCATCGATGCCCCCTATCCCTTTCCCAGCTGGCGCTGCCTACGTGCGCATGCATCCAAGGATGTTGACCACTAGCATCGTTGTCTCACAAAGTGGGCAAATGCATGTTGTTGACTTAATGAATCCCAACACGAGCGACGTACGGTTGGCTAATGTTACTTCCTACTTGAGCATGTTTGAGATTGCACCCTCCGGTGAGGCAATTGCCCTCACAGATGCTGATTGCTCTATCCACCTCTGGGGATCCCCAACAAAACTCCATTTCGTGGACTTACCAACTCCAATCGAATTCGCAACTCCTGAAGAGCCCCTACCCAATATTGATTGGGGCCCAGATACGTAAGTTGAGATACCAAGTTGAACATTTGTTCATTTACTGATCACTATAGGCCCCTGAACATGATCGGATTGCCGCATTATCGAGATGTTCTGGCATCCGCTTGGCCAGACATTCCCTGCGATGTTGGAGCACCTCCTGTTAAGTTTGATCCACAGTTCCTGACAGGGCTCAAACCGACTGAGTTTGGGATGTACGGTCGTAATACTCGGGGCTTGCGAAGAAATCAAGCTGAGAACACTCGAAACGTGAACAAATCAGGAAGCTCTGGGCTCAAGGCCCCCAAATTCCTAAGTGAAAAAGCTCGCGAGCTTGCTACTAGTAACGCCGCTGCCTCTGATAAGAAGGCTGACGAGCTGATCAGCTCTCTTACTGATATGGGACTTGAAAGCAAGAAGTCTGACGTTCCAGTCATGTATAGAACTGTTGAGATCAAATACAGCAAATTCGGCGTGGACGACTTTGACTTTGGGTTGGTATTCTCCCATTTTCGCAATGCAAGGTCACTGATCAGGAATAGTTTTTACAACAACACGCGATACTCTGGGCTCGAGACTCATATCTCGAATTCATATGCTAATTCACTTTTACAAATCATGCACTTCACCCCTGTCATTCGAaatcttgctcttcagcaTGCTGCTACCTCTTGCGTGAGCGAGATATGCCTGCTGTGTGAGCTTGGATTCTTGTTTGATATGCTTCAAAAGGCTGAAGGCTCGATATGCCAAGCAACAAATTTACTGAAAACCCTAAGCAGTCATCCTCAAGGTATGTCGAGTGACGCTGATCTCAATCATTACTAACTGGCCCAGCCGGTCCTCTTGGTCTACTCGAGGAGGATCCTCATGGATCATCTCTTAACGTTATGCTCCAAGGACTCACTCGCTTTCTCCTGGATAAAATCGTGCATGATTATAGGACTATCAACCCATCATCGACTGCCATGGACCAGGTTGGTTGATTGACTGAAATTAGATGATATATACTGAATCGTCTAGGTACTGGCCACTTCTGCAACGACCTCAATCAGATGCATAAACTGTAGGAGCGAATATACTCGACCGGGATCAACATATGTCAATGATCTGCTTTATCCATCCCCTGTAAGTTCGATGCTCAATCTGTATGAGGAAAAACTTATTCACTGTCAAAAGGCTGGCAGCCGAAATGCCAAGTTACCGCGCATCAGCTTTTCTCAAGTTCTCAAAAATAGTGTTGAAAGAGAAACGACGTCTAAAGGATGGTGTAGTCGATGCCAGCGGTACCAGACCATAGCGACGAGAAAGAGCATTCACAGTATACCGGCTGTACTCATGCTAAACACTGCCATCACAAACCAGGATCAACGAATGCTTTGGTCAACACCAGGCTGGCTTCCCGAGGAGATTGGAATCATAGTAGAGCAAGGGCAGTTTTTCTGTTACGAAGGCGAAGACCTGAAACTTCATCTCCAGAGGGGCATCCACAACATCACAGTGTATTCGTTGACAGGTATGGCCATCAACATTGAGAGTGGACAAACGCAAAAGTCACACCTTGTCTCGATGGTCAATGGTAAGTCTCTTGCACCTCATCGCCCCTCCACCGCTGACCAAAGGGATAGTGGCACATGCAGAACCAGAAGCACCTGGAGAGAGTCGATGGCATCTTTTCAATGACTTCTTGGTAAGGTCGGTCAGCACGGAAGAGGCACTCGCTTTCAACACATCTTGGAAGGTCCCTTCTGTAATCGCATACCAGATAAAGGATGAGAACAACAAGATCGATACTGAATGGAAGAACAATATCGATACTTCCATACTTTACCAAGACTTCAAGTATGCCCCAACCCGCTATAAACCTTATGTTGCTAACGTTCTTCAGTCCAAACGCCGATCCATCAACAAAGACCTATCAATTGCTCAACCCTGAAACCGAAGCCCCTGGCCCTGATACCATCATTGCACTGGACACTGAGTTTGTTGCTGTGCGACAACCTGAAATTGAAATGAACTCTGATGGTGAGCGAGAAACCATACGGCCGATAGTGTACGCACTTGCTCGTGCATCAGTTGTCCGTGGTCAGGGGGAAAACGAAGGGACACCATTCATCGATGATTACATTGACATCAAGGAACCGATCGTCGACTATTTGACATCGTATTCGGGAATCACTGAACAAGACTTGGATCCTAGAGTTTCGAAACATAGTCTCCTGTCATTGAAGATGGCATACAAGAAGATGTGGATTCTTCTTAACCTCGGATGCAAGTTCCTTGGTCACGGACTAAAACAAGACTTCCGAGTTATCAACATACACATTCCTAAATCGCAGGTCATCGACACGATTGACCTGTTCTTTCTCCAAACTCGGTTAAGAAGGCTATCACTGGCTTTTCTGGCGTGGTATCTCCTGAAGGAAGATATTCAAATGGAGACCCACGATTCGATCGAAGATTCACGGACAGCACTCAAGTTGTATAAGAAGTATCTCGAGTTCCAGGATGCCGGAATCTTGGAGACGATGCTGCAAGATATTTATCGAGCTGGTCGAGAGGTTAACTTTAAACCGCCTCGCAAGGACGGCCAGCATATCCCAAGGACGGACACGCCTCCCCCCTTGCCAGTCGATGGCTCAACAGGGCCGGTAACACCTGTCAGAAGTAACAACATTCTGGCACAGACACCTGGATCTGCATTTGGAGGTGGCTCTAGTTGGACACCAGGAAAGGGATCACCATTACCATAGGAATCGGAAGGTGGAAATTCCAATCAGGatccagaagaggaagaagaagagctatTGATAGATTTGTGAGCTCGAAGAGGTGGACGAGCATTGGAGGGAAAGGCAGCAGCAAAGTCAccattgatgagatggagattgGATCAGCGTTCGAGCATAGAGTCTAATTTTATGTGGGAGAGTTGACCTCAAGCATACAGTGGCGCTTAAACGCCCAGAAACCAAGTAGCGTACTTAGAAAAATTTACTATCATTGATGAATCTCATTGTGTTCTTGGTTAACCGGTGATCGACACTGGCATCAGAACTAGATCTTAATACGCCGAGCCCTTGCTTCTTTCCCAAGATACCTACCTACCCGAGTGACGGGGGCAGACAAGAAAGCTTAGGATCTCTATCTTAAGCGACGAAaatacttaggtaagtttGGTATATTTCAGTAGATACTTAGAGCAGCTAATTCTGGCACCCTTAGTAGCTTAGGCAAGGTAGCGTCAGATGTTGAGGGCAATCAACTTCCTTCATGCCAAATGGAAAGAGACCAACAGGAAAGGGAAAGAGTGTTCTCCGCTTCGTAttttcttctcaaagagTCTGAGCTCGTCGAACGCTCTTGTTCCactcagcctcttcaaccaCCTCAAAGTCATCCTCCGGATGATTCTTCTTTACTCGCCCTATCTCATGCTCTAGCAGCTTCAAGTTATTTCATCACCTACATGTATACTAACTCTCCACATGATTTGTCTGAAATATTCTAGACGGCAATCGCATTACAGCAAAATGGAGGGATACGACGACAATGACGCTCGATGTCTCCCTCGGATGCCAAGAATCTTCACTCCCTCCGACACTCAACCTGAAGTCGTTCTTTTCTCTGCGGCCGCTGACAATGAAAGTTCCACCAAAAGCAAGACTCTTCATGAGCTGGGAACCTGCGATACTGAGACTGATGGCACAACTTGTCACGAcaaggaagaagcagaagcaggcCCAAGCAATGCACCTCACTCGACCCTTATGAGTCATGGTGATGGAAAAGCGATGTTTTAGAAGAATGACGACGCTAAACACTACCCCAAGCCCTCAAGAGTGTTCGCGATCAAGAACATACGATCATCACAATTATCTCAACCCTCGAACGATTTTGTTTCCGCGAATGACCATTTTCAAGACGAGACTATTCAGAGACTCAAGAATATCGCCAACAGGGTTCACGCACTAAATAGAGACCCGAATGAGGACCAATATAACAGCTCAGGAGAGACCACGCCCACTGGACGCTCCTTGGAGATAAATTCGTTCAAGTCGTCAGCCCCAGACCAAGCACCACAACCCCTGACTCGAAGCCGCCTACGATCTATACCTGATGTAAGACTCAACGACCTTGGAGCGGTCTATGATCGGCTGCAAAACACCAATGATGGATCTCAAGTTGCTACACATGGCAGTGATACGCCACGGCTAGCTGACTTAGATACTAactccatcaacaccaatgcTCACGAAGCAGCTTTTGAGGACGAACACCGGGCCTATTACATCTTCGACCCACGATCAAATGGCTCAGCATACTACATGTACAAAGATACCGAAGAAAATGATGGATTCAAAATTGAAAAGGTGTCTTTCAAATCCTCGGCACGGGAGCCAGGGGTGCGCGCCTATTACCTCGAAGCTTCAGACAAGGACCAGGGCGTACTGAGGCATGGAAGCCACGAAACGCTCTGGAGGCTAGATCTATCCCAAGTTCCTGCAGTGATTATCGACACCGAGAGTTCAGCTTCCAGTGAAGCAGAGACAGAAGTAGGCGATCTATTGTATGCCGGCGAAGAAGCTACCCAAAGCATCGCTAGAAAAGTGAGTGATCGCCTTCAAAAGATCAGGCACTTAAGAGAGCATCTGCATGTCATAAATGGCAAAGGCCAGCAAGTCCCAGAGGCCAAGGGGCTTTACCTTATTGGTGACAAGGACATCCGAGATGTCGTCAGTATCGTCTTGGACGAAACACTGAAGAATGGTTACATTGAATTGCCCAAGAGAACACCTACGACAATAGGGTCATCTGAAAGTCGACCGTTACCGCGACTCGACGAGAACTCAAATGCTATTCTGGTTCCCTTCCCAGTGGCGATCGACCCTGCGACCACCATTAATCTGCCTAGCACATCTTACACAAACATCAACGCAACTGACATGCAAGTTCATACCAAAACGCGCGGCGGGGCTTCGGAAGCAACGACAACTGTTGTGACACGTCGAAGTATTGCTGAGATTACGTGGTCTCGGGCATATCCAGCAAGTTATGATTCGAGTACAAGAACACATTATCGAACCGTTTCGGACTGCTGCTCACCCACACATGGGGGCTCACGTTCGTGCCCAGATGATCGTCGACAGAGCTACCAGAGGCTGACCAAAGACGAGTCTGTTCTACGACATTATGCTACCCCAAAAAGCACAGCTGAGATACTGGCCGACATCATGTGCAATAAGAGTTTCAAGCAACAGCTGAGAGTCAGCGATGGAACCGTCATCACGTCTTTCCCCAGACTCTTTTCCCGTGACTGCACCACTGACCTCACCTTGCAAACTGAGAGTGACCAGTCGAAAAAGCATACTCCGTCCACGCTGTACCAAGACGGCGTCGATGCCCACTGCGGTCTCGACGAGTTGGCCGCATCAAGTTCTTCTGCAGAGCCCTCAAATGTATACTCATATAACAACTCCTTGTTCGCTGCGAACCCATTCAGAGCGCACCCAACCAAACTGACGGCGGCGGGGAGACACCTACCAACTCCTCTTGCGGCGGAAAGAAAGCTAAGTGCCTCACTCGACGCTGATACGCGACGACGTCGAAGTACCCAGGTCGCTGgcattgaggaggagataATCGATACTCAAAATGGTTCACGGCAAAGTCTGATGGACAAAATCAAACAAGGAGGCCACAAGCTCTTTCACAAGAATCATTTTCGGAAGCCGACGGGAGGAGCTCCGACCAGAACAGCCGAGAATGATATATCGCCGGGCGGCTTCTTGCGCTCCAGGGACAGCATTGTCAGGGAACTCACCCCTGAACCACCCAAGCCCGATGAAGGGATATACGAAGCCATGACGGGGAGCAAGCTCAACGTTCCACATCCCAGAGAGGGGACATGCTCCGAAGACAATCAACCTCACGAATGT
The window above is part of the Fusarium oxysporum f. sp. lycopersici 4287 chromosome 8, whole genome shotgun sequence genome. Proteins encoded here:
- a CDS encoding PAB-dependent poly(A)-specific ribonuclease subunit PAN2 gives rise to the protein MRCQAYANTVLLQVTRIPFPPPGVHAMPTPVATMTFDNSQELLWTGNEYGRVTSFYGTELQRYTSFKAHASSDGPIRQILVNEKGIVSLGAKDVHMAIRRGLPIWHIRHDDMKDLRCMSFTSKGTAEIIAAGMQDTMLVIDLIKGDVVKQVPTEHQYTIMRRGRYICAATQTGSVNLLDPVTFAVVKSWNAHSALINDMDAQHDFIVTCGYSLRQGQNYMLDPFLNVFDIKKMSSMPPIPFPAGAAYVRMHPRMLTTSIVVSQSGQMHVVDLMNPNTSDVRLANVTSYLSMFEIAPSGEAIALTDADCSIHLWGSPTKLHFVDLPTPIEFATPEEPLPNIDWGPDTPLNMIGLPHYRDVLASAWPDIPCDVGAPPVKFDPQFLTGLKPTEFGMYGRNTRGLRRNQAENTRNVNKSGSSGLKAPKFLSEKARELATSNAAASDKKADELISSLTDMGLESKKSDVPVMYRTVEIKYSKFGVDDFDFGFYNNTRYSGLETHISNSYANSLLQIMHFTPVIRNLALQHAATSCVSEICLLCELGFLFDMLQKAEGSICQATNLLKTLSSHPQAGPLGLLEEDPHGSSLNVMLQGLTRFLLDKIVHDYRTINPSSTAMDQVLATSATTSIRCINCRSEYTRPGSTYVNDLLYPSPAGSRNAKLPRISFSQVLKNSVERETTSKGWCSRCQRYQTIATRKSIHSIPAVLMLNTAITNQDQRMLWSTPGWLPEEIGIIVEQGQFFCYEGEDLKLHLQRGIHNITVYSLTGMAINIESGQTQKSHLVSMVNVAHAEPEAPGESRWHLFNDFLVRSVSTEEALAFNTSWKVPSVIAYQIKDENNKIDTEWKNNIDTSILYQDFNPNADPSTKTYQLLNPETEAPGPDTIIALDTEFVAVRQPEIEMNSDGERETIRPIVYALARASVVRGQGENEGTPFIDDYIDIKEPIVDYLTSYSGITEQDLDPRVSKHSLLSLKMAYKKMWILLNLGCKFLGHGLKQDFRVINIHIPKSQVIDTIDLFFLQTRLRRLSLAFLAWYLLKEDIQMETHDSIEDSRTALKLYKKYLEFQDAGILETMLQDIYRAGREVNFKPPRKDGQHIPRTDTPPPLPVDGSTGPVTPVRSNNILAQTPGSAFGGGSSWTPGKGSPLP
- a CDS encoding PAB-dependent poly(A)-specific ribonuclease subunit PAN2 translates to MRCQAYANTVLLQVTRIPFPPPGVHAMPTPVATMTFDNSQELLWTGNEYGRVTSFYGTELQRYTSFKAHASSDGPIRQILVNEKGIVSLGAKDVHMAIRRGLPIWHIRHDDMKDLRCMSFTSKGTAEIIAAGMQDTMLVIDLIKGDVVKQVPTEHQYTIMRRGRYICAATQTGSVNLLDPVTFAVVKSWNAHSALINDMDAQHDFIVTCGYSLRQGQNYMLDPFLNVFDIKKMSSMPPIPFPAGAAYVRMHPRMLTTSIVVSQSGQMHVVDLMNPNTSDVRLANVTSYLSMFEIAPSGEAIALTDADCSIHLWGSPTKLHFVDLPTPIEFATPEEPLPNIDWGPDTPLNMIGLPHYRDVLASAWPDIPCDVGAPPVKFDPQFLTGLKPTEFGMYGRNTRGLRRNQAENTRNVNKSGSSGLKAPKFLSEKARELATSNAAASDKKADELISSLTDMGLESKKSDVPVMYRTVEIKYSKFGVDDFDFGFYNNTRYSGLETHISNSYANSLLQIMHFTPVIRNLALQHAATSCVSEICLLCELGFLFDMLQKAEGSICQATNLLKTLSSHPQAGPLGLLEEDPHGSSLNVMLQGLTRFLLDKIVHDYRTINPSSTAMDQVLATSATTSIRCINCRSEYTRPGSTYVNDLLYPSPAGSRNAKLPRISFSQVLKNSVERETTSKGWCSRCQRYQTIATRKSIHSIPAVLMLNTAITNQDQRMLWSTPGWLPEEIGIIVEQGQFFCYEGEDLKLHLQRGIHNITVYSLTGMAINIESGQTQKSHLVSMVNVAHAEPEAPGESRWHLFNDFLVRSVSTEEALAFNTSWKVPSVIAYQIKDENNKIDTEWKNNIDTSILYQDFKYAPTRYKPYVANVLQSKRRSINKDLSIAQP